The Vibrio rhizosphaerae genome includes a region encoding these proteins:
- a CDS encoding vWA domain-containing protein, giving the protein MSDFVFLNPVWLIGLLPVALLLAWLALRKKQQSLIAPHIAQALGMYHEATATYKLILLALCWTIAIVALSGPSFDRQLRPTYSPTAARVLVMDMSRSMYATDNQPSRLIQARYKAVDLLNHWKEGVTGLVAYAGDAYTISPMTTDTATIRNLLPNLTPEIMPYQGADAARGVKQAIQMMKDAGLAQGAIILITDELDTHERQEITDLLSGTRWQLAILGMGSRAGAPIPTENGALLKTTQGQTVIAKANFDDMKSLAQSLHGTFISVQLNNQDVDTLVSATQINTAKHQISGKQQVSNRINQGYWLIPLLLIPALILFRKGLIFGCVLCVLSTGMMPRVQASPWLNHNQEAKRLFDAKDYQQSAKQFSDPDWKAAAYYRSGDYQQAIEALSSIKSPTPRQQYNLANAYAKHGDLQQAIDLYQQVLAQDPDNQDARHNLDVVKKAQQQQQQQQQQQQKNSNDAAQNQSPSSRQQQKQQRQSQQGQSPKGQSQTNKSQQAPRNSSQQNSQSQSQSQSQSQSQQSEQTQARRQPKDTQSQDDKAPKNESVKRSQLHNSSENQPGQTSSAQAQKRPADPEFRKLEQVENARDPSRLLRAELMLQAEQKEPPEDNHKSW; this is encoded by the coding sequence ATGTCTGATTTTGTATTTCTCAATCCGGTCTGGTTGATCGGACTCCTTCCTGTCGCCCTGCTGCTTGCATGGCTGGCCCTGCGCAAAAAACAGCAATCCCTGATTGCGCCACACATTGCGCAGGCTCTCGGGATGTATCATGAAGCAACCGCCACATATAAACTGATACTCTTGGCGCTGTGTTGGACGATAGCGATCGTGGCTCTTTCCGGCCCGAGCTTTGATCGTCAGCTCCGCCCGACCTATAGTCCTACCGCCGCCCGGGTACTCGTGATGGATATGTCCCGCTCGATGTACGCCACCGATAATCAGCCCAGCCGCCTGATCCAAGCCCGCTATAAAGCGGTTGATCTGCTCAACCACTGGAAAGAAGGCGTTACCGGGCTGGTGGCTTATGCAGGCGATGCCTACACCATCAGTCCGATGACGACCGACACCGCGACCATTCGTAATCTGCTTCCCAATCTGACGCCGGAGATCATGCCGTATCAAGGTGCCGATGCGGCTCGCGGTGTCAAACAAGCGATTCAGATGATGAAGGATGCCGGACTCGCTCAGGGGGCGATCATTTTAATCACTGACGAATTAGATACCCATGAGCGTCAAGAGATAACCGACTTGCTGTCCGGTACGCGCTGGCAGTTGGCAATATTAGGGATGGGCTCACGAGCCGGTGCACCGATTCCAACCGAAAATGGCGCGTTGCTCAAAACCACACAAGGTCAAACCGTCATTGCCAAAGCCAATTTCGACGACATGAAATCATTAGCGCAATCGCTACACGGTACCTTTATTTCGGTGCAGCTTAATAATCAGGATGTTGATACCTTGGTCAGTGCGACGCAAATCAATACAGCCAAACATCAGATCTCCGGTAAACAACAAGTCTCCAATCGAATTAACCAAGGGTATTGGCTGATTCCGTTGTTGCTGATTCCGGCCTTGATACTGTTCCGTAAAGGGTTAATTTTTGGTTGTGTCCTCTGCGTGCTCTCAACCGGGATGATGCCCCGGGTACAGGCGTCACCGTGGCTCAATCACAATCAAGAAGCCAAACGTCTTTTCGATGCCAAAGATTATCAGCAATCAGCCAAACAGTTTTCTGATCCGGACTGGAAGGCAGCGGCCTATTATCGCTCCGGAGATTATCAGCAGGCAATTGAGGCCCTCTCATCGATCAAGTCTCCGACACCCCGACAGCAATATAATCTGGCCAATGCATACGCCAAGCATGGCGATCTGCAGCAGGCGATTGACCTTTATCAGCAGGTGCTGGCACAAGACCCGGACAATCAGGATGCCCGGCATAACCTCGATGTAGTGAAAAAAGCGCAACAGCAACAGCAACAGCAACAGCAACAGCAACAAAAAAATAGCAATGATGCGGCGCAAAACCAATCGCCATCTTCGCGCCAACAGCAGAAACAGCAGCGGCAGTCTCAACAGGGACAGTCGCCCAAAGGACAGTCACAGACAAACAAGTCACAACAAGCGCCACGTAATTCGTCGCAGCAAAACAGCCAAAGCCAAAGCCAAAGCCAAAGCCAAAGCCAAAGCCAGCAATCAGAACAAACTCAGGCCCGGCGTCAACCCAAAGATACGCAGTCTCAGGATGATAAAGCACCAAAAAATGAGTCCGTGAAACGATCTCAGCTACACAACAGCTCAGAGAATCAACCGGGTCAGACATCTTCTGCTCAAGCACAGAAACGGCCCGCAGATCCTGAATTCCGTAAATTGGAACAGGTTGAAAATGCCAGAGATCCCAGCCGTCTGCTACGGGCAGAACTGATGCTGCAGGCTGAACAGAAAGAACCACCAGAGGACAATCACAAATCATGGTAA
- a CDS encoding BatD family protein, translated as MVNRPRHSLQSIFWILLIGLMVSLNTQAATYATVSKNKVTRNELFQLQIITDQKASGDDVNFDKLTPDFFVNRPSFGTSTNIINGERSVRSEWDVSIAATRTGIVTIPSFEVNGEKTQPIAIQVVQDSTLPNDDDLIEIHSTLDKKTLYPDESTLLHVKMMVKVNPRRLQDTKITPPSVEGMDLAAASDSEQHREIINGLSVTVVQQTFRVTAQKPGRFIVTEPQFRSTLLYSGMNGETKVLTLSTTAKQFPIQVMAKPKDYQGVWLPTASLSLTQRWTDSQGKPISGSSATLKVGDSITRTLELKIKGVSQEKIPDLSINYPDSVRVYQEKPQYKMLDNDEIVMTLKQVLIPNQSGQIQLPGLSLNWWDTLKHRQRRAMLTGLTLNVAKGAPVDTVVSLPQTPTKAPEPPQEIQVRDPGIWPYLTALFALLWIVTTGCWLYYIWQTKRAAPAVDTPDSPTETKPLSLQEALKQQDGIRIQHLVQEQIAALGLSAEERAPIENEVSKLQASIYSSRQEAYDPKPLLRLLAAAEKQQKKDRKKQPKTLPDL; from the coding sequence ATGGTAAACAGACCCCGGCACTCGCTTCAAAGTATATTCTGGATCCTGTTGATCGGTCTGATGGTCAGCCTGAATACTCAGGCAGCTACCTATGCGACGGTCAGCAAGAATAAGGTCACCCGGAATGAATTATTTCAACTCCAGATCATCACGGATCAAAAAGCGTCCGGCGACGATGTCAACTTCGACAAACTCACCCCCGATTTTTTTGTCAACCGGCCAAGTTTTGGGACATCCACCAACATTATCAACGGTGAACGTAGCGTCCGGAGTGAGTGGGATGTCTCGATTGCTGCGACGCGTACCGGGATCGTCACAATCCCCAGTTTTGAAGTCAACGGTGAGAAGACTCAGCCGATAGCGATTCAGGTTGTCCAAGACTCGACGTTACCGAATGATGATGATTTGATAGAAATTCATTCCACCCTCGATAAAAAAACCCTCTACCCGGATGAAAGTACCTTACTGCATGTCAAAATGATGGTGAAAGTCAATCCCCGTCGCCTTCAGGACACCAAAATCACCCCACCGTCGGTGGAAGGGATGGATTTAGCTGCCGCCAGTGACTCAGAACAACACCGTGAGATTATCAATGGTTTGTCAGTCACCGTCGTCCAGCAGACATTCCGGGTCACCGCCCAAAAGCCCGGGCGCTTTATCGTAACTGAACCTCAGTTTCGCAGTACCTTGCTCTACAGTGGCATGAATGGTGAAACCAAAGTGCTGACGCTCAGCACGACTGCCAAACAATTCCCAATTCAGGTCATGGCAAAGCCGAAAGATTATCAGGGCGTCTGGCTCCCGACCGCCAGCTTATCCCTCACACAACGCTGGACCGATAGCCAAGGGAAACCGATCTCCGGTAGCAGCGCCACCCTCAAAGTGGGAGATTCAATTACCCGGACGCTTGAACTGAAGATCAAAGGCGTCAGTCAGGAAAAAATCCCCGATCTGTCAATCAATTACCCGGATAGTGTGCGCGTTTATCAGGAGAAGCCGCAATACAAAATGCTGGATAATGATGAGATTGTCATGACACTCAAACAAGTGCTGATCCCCAATCAATCCGGCCAGATTCAATTACCGGGTCTCTCTCTCAACTGGTGGGACACCTTAAAACACCGACAACGTCGGGCAATGCTCACGGGCTTGACACTCAATGTTGCTAAAGGCGCACCGGTCGATACCGTGGTGTCTCTGCCACAGACACCGACAAAAGCACCGGAACCGCCTCAGGAGATTCAGGTCAGAGATCCGGGAATCTGGCCCTATCTCACCGCTCTGTTTGCCTTGCTCTGGATTGTGACTACCGGTTGCTGGCTCTATTATATTTGGCAGACCAAACGCGCGGCACCTGCTGTTGACACACCGGATTCCCCCACGGAAACCAAGCCGTTGTCCTTGCAAGAAGCATTAAAACAGCAAGATGGGATTCGCATTCAGCACTTGGTACAAGAACAAATCGCTGCACTGGGATTGTCTGCGGAAGAAAGAGCGCCGATCGAAAATGAAGTAAGCAAACTACAGGCATCGATCTACTCGTCCCGACAAGAAGCCTACGATCCGAAACCCCTGCTGCGTTTGTTAGCTGCAGCGGAAAAACAGCAGAAGAAAGACCGTAAAAAACAACCGAAAACCCTACCGGATCTGTAA
- a CDS encoding L,D-transpeptidase family protein: protein MRTTFLPLVLLMFIAALSFSVAAQVDQVLVDKSKRRIYLLDQGQAIKTYRIALGKFPQGPKHQEGDQRTPEGDYILDAINLHSNFYKAFHISYPSAKDIAYAQQHGLNPGGDIHIHGLKNGYQRHPEFIQSFDWTNGCIALTNEEMDEFIRLVPVGTPIHITW, encoded by the coding sequence ATGCGGACAACATTCCTCCCCCTTGTACTACTGATGTTTATTGCCGCTCTGAGTTTTTCCGTGGCTGCGCAAGTTGACCAAGTGCTCGTTGATAAATCTAAACGCCGTATCTATTTACTCGATCAAGGACAGGCGATCAAAACGTATCGCATTGCCCTCGGCAAGTTTCCCCAAGGGCCAAAACATCAGGAAGGTGATCAGCGAACGCCGGAAGGTGACTATATTCTCGATGCGATTAATCTTCATTCCAACTTTTACAAAGCGTTTCACATTAGTTATCCGTCAGCCAAAGACATTGCCTATGCGCAGCAACACGGCTTAAACCCCGGTGGTGATATTCATATTCATGGGTTGAAAAATGGCTATCAACGTCATCCGGAGTTTATTCAGAGTTTTGACTGGACCAATGGTTGTATTGCTTTAACCAATGAAGAGATGGATGAATTTATCCGTCTGGTGCCGGTTGGCACCCCGATTCATATAACTTGGTAA
- a CDS encoding beta-galactosidase gives MRTFQDIIASRDWQNPGVVRMHTLPAHVPLHSYRHIEEARQGIASRRHSLNGAWAFKFYSAPEMVDVAVIDPGTDLSAWQPIEVPGNWQMQGFDHPIYTNVKYPFPDHAPAVPEQNPTGCYACDFSVEPLIGEQTRILFEGVNSAFHVWCNGQWVGYAQDSRLPAEFDLTKHIQAGNNRLVVMVMRWSDGSYLEDQDMWWLSGIFRDVYLYHKPTIAINDVFIRPELDALYQDGTLRVTTKLSQQTTAHRVQVMLFDAIGQPVAMQGETCCTTNQHAVDEKGGWADQVEHHLTVSRPHHWNEQTPYLYRCVVSLFDGQGQLIECEAFSIGFRTVAIEDGLLKVNGKALLIRGVNRHEHHPETGHYVDEATMVKDILLMKQHNFNAVRTSHYPNHPRWYELCDQYGLYVVDEANIETHGQFPMCRLSEDPQWNQAYMQRMIGLVERDKNHPSVIIWSLGNESGIGLNHHAMYQWTKQRDPSRPVQYEGGGADSAATDIICPMYARVDQHQDGTNPKYAIKDWIGRPREQRPLILCEYAHAMGNSLGSFAKYWQAFRQYPRLQGGFIWDWVDQGISKWDEHGQHYWAYGGDFGDEINDRQFCINGLIWPDRTVHPTLLEAKRAQQFYGIEFDGQHQLTLASEHLFAEETLICCWTVLEDGIAISAGEHTVVMAPESQHTIELPLDQRLYQPEKTYHLNVDLLLAGQTLWAPACHTVAQAQFELKDAYPVLSPENLPTPAEICVSESEAQVMVSVADQQWTFHRGSGYLTHWEQQGHQCLAAPLRDNFYRAPLDNDIGTSEVDRPDPNSWMARWKQAGLDRLVGRCVSMTVESGAEAVTIRTQFDYTSATEQVLRTHWCYTVNRQGEMRIDIDVHRCATLPSLPRVGFSCALPLTDRVTWFGRGPHENYPDRCLSARFGLYDATVSEMHTPYIFPTDNGLRCDTRKLMLGDITVQGAFHFSVSRYTQTMLETAKHTHELVADDVVYLQVDGFHMGIGGDDSWTPSVHPEFLLDAPHYRYHVVLTPTRE, from the coding sequence ATGCGCACTTTTCAAGATATTATCGCCAGTCGTGACTGGCAGAATCCGGGCGTTGTCCGGATGCATACTTTGCCAGCCCACGTCCCGCTACACAGCTATCGTCACATTGAAGAGGCCCGTCAGGGGATAGCGAGCCGCCGTCATTCTCTGAATGGCGCATGGGCATTCAAATTCTATTCTGCCCCTGAGATGGTCGACGTAGCGGTTATTGATCCGGGAACGGACTTATCGGCATGGCAACCGATTGAAGTTCCCGGTAACTGGCAGATGCAGGGATTTGATCACCCAATCTATACCAATGTGAAATATCCGTTTCCCGATCATGCCCCAGCGGTTCCTGAACAGAATCCGACCGGGTGTTATGCCTGTGATTTTTCAGTGGAACCGCTCATCGGAGAGCAAACCCGCATTTTATTTGAAGGGGTGAATTCCGCGTTTCATGTCTGGTGTAACGGACAATGGGTGGGTTATGCGCAAGACAGTCGGTTACCGGCAGAGTTTGATTTAACCAAGCATATTCAAGCGGGAAACAATCGGCTTGTTGTGATGGTGATGCGCTGGTCTGACGGCTCTTATTTAGAAGATCAGGATATGTGGTGGCTGAGCGGTATTTTTCGCGATGTCTATCTCTACCACAAACCGACCATTGCGATCAACGACGTGTTTATCCGTCCGGAGCTGGATGCGCTTTATCAGGACGGAACACTTCGTGTCACAACCAAGTTAAGTCAGCAAACAACGGCTCACCGTGTTCAGGTGATGCTGTTTGATGCCATCGGTCAGCCTGTTGCGATGCAGGGAGAAACCTGTTGTACGACTAATCAACATGCTGTCGATGAGAAAGGCGGCTGGGCCGATCAGGTGGAACATCATCTGACGGTCTCTCGCCCCCATCACTGGAATGAGCAAACCCCGTATTTATATCGCTGCGTGGTGAGTCTTTTCGATGGACAGGGACAGCTCATTGAATGTGAGGCCTTCTCCATCGGGTTCCGCACGGTTGCCATTGAGGATGGCTTACTCAAAGTCAATGGCAAAGCGCTGTTGATTCGTGGTGTGAATCGGCATGAACATCATCCTGAAACCGGCCATTATGTCGATGAAGCGACCATGGTCAAAGATATTCTGCTGATGAAACAGCACAACTTTAATGCGGTGCGCACCTCGCATTACCCCAACCATCCACGCTGGTATGAACTCTGTGATCAGTATGGTTTGTATGTGGTGGATGAAGCGAATATCGAGACGCACGGTCAGTTTCCGATGTGTCGTTTGTCCGAGGACCCGCAGTGGAATCAGGCTTACATGCAGCGCATGATTGGCCTGGTTGAACGGGATAAAAATCATCCGTCGGTGATTATCTGGTCGCTGGGGAATGAATCCGGGATCGGTCTGAACCATCATGCGATGTACCAATGGACCAAACAGCGTGATCCGTCGCGTCCGGTTCAGTATGAAGGGGGTGGTGCGGATAGTGCAGCGACAGATATTATCTGTCCGATGTATGCCCGGGTTGATCAGCATCAGGATGGTACCAATCCGAAATATGCGATTAAAGACTGGATTGGTCGCCCCAGAGAACAGCGGCCGTTGATTCTGTGTGAATATGCCCATGCAATGGGGAACAGTCTCGGGAGTTTTGCCAAGTATTGGCAGGCATTTCGTCAGTACCCAAGGTTACAGGGCGGATTCATCTGGGACTGGGTGGATCAGGGCATCTCAAAATGGGACGAGCACGGCCAGCATTACTGGGCCTATGGCGGGGATTTCGGCGATGAAATCAATGACCGTCAGTTTTGCATTAATGGCTTAATCTGGCCGGATCGCACGGTTCATCCGACCTTACTGGAAGCGAAACGGGCTCAGCAGTTCTACGGTATTGAATTTGATGGTCAGCATCAGTTGACTCTGGCCAGTGAGCATTTATTTGCCGAAGAAACGCTGATTTGTTGCTGGACAGTGCTGGAAGATGGCATCGCCATCTCGGCAGGGGAGCACACCGTTGTGATGGCACCTGAATCACAGCACACCATCGAGTTGCCTCTTGACCAGCGTCTGTATCAGCCGGAGAAAACGTATCATTTGAATGTTGACTTACTGTTAGCCGGACAGACACTCTGGGCGCCGGCCTGTCATACGGTTGCACAGGCACAGTTTGAGTTGAAGGATGCTTATCCAGTGTTGTCCCCGGAAAATCTGCCGACTCCGGCAGAGATTTGTGTGTCGGAGTCCGAAGCGCAGGTGATGGTCTCTGTGGCAGACCAGCAATGGACGTTTCATCGGGGCAGCGGTTATCTCACACATTGGGAGCAACAGGGACATCAGTGTTTAGCGGCACCGCTGAGAGATAACTTCTATCGCGCGCCACTTGATAATGATATCGGTACCAGTGAAGTCGACCGGCCTGACCCGAACAGCTGGATGGCGCGCTGGAAACAAGCCGGTCTGGATCGTCTGGTAGGGCGGTGCGTCAGTATGACCGTTGAATCCGGGGCTGAGGCGGTCACGATCAGGACGCAGTTTGATTATACGTCGGCCACTGAACAGGTGTTGCGGACACACTGGTGTTATACGGTGAATCGACAAGGCGAAATGCGGATTGATATCGATGTACACCGATGTGCAACATTACCGTCTCTGCCACGGGTCGGGTTCTCTTGTGCGCTACCGTTAACGGATCGCGTGACATGGTTTGGTCGCGGACCGCACGAAAACTATCCTGACCGGTGTCTGTCTGCACGGTTCGGACTGTACGATGCGACAGTGAGTGAAATGCATACGCCTTATATTTTCCCGACGGATAACGGTTTGCGTTGCGATACCCGTAAACTCATGTTAGGGGATATCACGGTGCAAGGGGCATTTCATTTCAGTGTCAGTCGCTATACACAAACGATGCTTGAAACTGCGAAACATACCCATGAACTGGTTGCTGATGATGTGGTTTATTTGCAGGTGGATGGTTTTCATATGGGGATCGGGGGGGATGATTCGTGGACACCAAGTGTTCACCCTGAGTTCCTGTTAGATGCGCCGCATTATCGTTATCATGTGGTGTTGACACCAACTCGTGAATGA
- the melB gene encoding melibiose:sodium transporter MelB translates to MNTKYNETHIELKTKLSYGLGALGKDFACAPIYIFLMFYFTDVVELSAAYVGMVFLAARVIDAITDPMMGIVVDNTRSRYGKFRPWILIGSAVNAFVLVALFCSHMFAGTAAYVYAAVIYILWGLTYTIMDIPFWSMIPAISGSRREREKLVVWPRLFASFAWFVVGSYGLWMVTKLGGDDQGQGFFELSLIIAVLFIISALITFKNVKEKVVATGQTVEKFGLKDAIRIIGGNDQLKVLIATVLAFQIGNMLVGGFAIYYFTYAIGDKELFPVYMMVAGAAEVAGIFLFPRLAALLPRKHLWVIACMFPILSCLLLVVMGVVDPGNVYLIGLSGAAIKFGVGITNGLQTVMLADVVDYGEYITGRRSESVIFSVQTMLVKFASAAGAFIVGIGLSVIGYVPNIQQSEETILGLQALMIGIPIILMFVSALIYRRSYRLHEGFQPEDFETYCLNPAKETTA, encoded by the coding sequence ATGAATACCAAATATAACGAGACTCATATTGAGCTGAAAACCAAATTATCCTACGGTCTGGGCGCATTAGGGAAAGATTTTGCCTGTGCACCTATCTATATATTTCTGATGTTCTATTTTACGGACGTTGTGGAACTCTCTGCCGCATATGTCGGGATGGTTTTTCTCGCTGCCCGGGTGATTGATGCAATTACCGACCCGATGATGGGAATTGTGGTCGACAACACGCGCTCTCGTTATGGCAAATTTCGGCCGTGGATTTTGATTGGTTCGGCAGTCAATGCATTCGTACTGGTTGCATTATTTTGTTCACATATGTTTGCAGGGACTGCGGCTTATGTTTATGCCGCGGTGATATATATTTTATGGGGCCTGACCTACACCATTATGGATATCCCGTTCTGGTCGATGATTCCTGCGATTTCCGGCTCTCGCCGGGAGCGGGAAAAGCTGGTCGTCTGGCCGCGACTTTTTGCCAGTTTTGCGTGGTTTGTGGTTGGTAGTTATGGCTTGTGGATGGTGACAAAGCTGGGCGGAGACGATCAGGGGCAGGGCTTTTTTGAACTGTCGCTCATCATTGCGGTTTTATTTATCATCAGCGCGTTGATTACATTTAAGAATGTCAAAGAAAAAGTAGTCGCCACCGGGCAGACCGTCGAAAAGTTCGGCCTGAAAGATGCCATCCGCATCATTGGCGGTAATGATCAGTTGAAAGTATTAATCGCAACCGTGCTGGCGTTTCAGATTGGTAATATGTTGGTGGGTGGTTTCGCTATCTACTACTTTACCTATGCCATCGGCGATAAAGAACTGTTTCCGGTGTATATGATGGTTGCCGGTGCTGCGGAAGTCGCTGGGATCTTCCTCTTCCCGCGGCTGGCGGCATTATTACCTCGTAAACATCTGTGGGTTATCGCTTGTATGTTCCCGATCTTGTCGTGCCTGTTATTAGTGGTAATGGGGGTTGTCGACCCGGGCAATGTGTATTTAATTGGTTTGTCTGGTGCGGCGATTAAATTCGGTGTGGGGATCACCAATGGTTTGCAAACCGTGATGCTAGCCGACGTGGTCGATTATGGTGAATATATTACGGGCCGACGCAGCGAGAGTGTCATTTTTTCTGTCCAGACGATGTTGGTAAAATTTGCCAGTGCTGCCGGTGCTTTTATCGTCGGGATTGGACTGTCAGTGATTGGTTATGTACCGAATATCCAGCAATCCGAAGAGACAATTCTGGGCCTTCAGGCATTAATGATTGGCATTCCAATTATCCTGATGTTTGTAAGTGCGTTGATTTATCGACGTTCGTATCGACTGCATGAAGGGTTCCAGCCTGAGGATTTCGAGACCTATTGTTTAAATCCGGCCAAAGAAACAACCGCATAA
- a CDS encoding Lrp/AsnC family transcriptional regulator: MALTKTDTHILTLLQQDARMTNQELADQIGMSSSPCWRKVRKLEEDEIIQGYRAVLDRKKIGLGVMVFVRVSIDSHSEAEARKFEQEVTALENVVACYSIGGDADFLIQVVSHDLDSYAEFAMSVIRRLPGIKEMQSMFVLKEIKPFVSLPVGASGG; encoded by the coding sequence GTGGCACTGACAAAGACAGATACTCATATTTTGACCTTATTACAGCAAGATGCACGAATGACGAATCAGGAGCTGGCCGATCAAATCGGCATGTCATCATCTCCTTGCTGGCGCAAAGTTCGTAAGCTAGAAGAAGATGAAATTATTCAGGGATATCGTGCTGTTCTGGATCGAAAAAAGATCGGTCTAGGGGTCATGGTATTCGTCCGAGTGAGTATTGATAGCCATAGCGAAGCCGAAGCGCGTAAATTTGAACAAGAAGTGACAGCACTTGAGAATGTCGTGGCTTGCTACAGTATTGGGGGCGATGCTGATTTCTTGATTCAGGTGGTCTCTCATGACCTCGATTCTTATGCGGAATTTGCGATGTCCGTCATTCGGCGCTTACCGGGAATTAAAGAGATGCAAAGTATGTTTGTTTTAAAGGAAATCAAGCCCTTTGTCTCTTTACCTGTCGGAGCATCCGGCGGATAA
- a CDS encoding Dabb family protein: MILHVVLFNFKKNWSWSSTNAIEAEQATRNHPRYIEEIKGWICGRNISRREIAADFIVIGIFNNTDDLEKYIVHPNHREGVEKWKAIAEWNIVDIDLSTDFSLATGYLNLLPTL; this comes from the coding sequence ATGATTCTACATGTTGTGCTATTTAATTTTAAAAAGAATTGGAGTTGGTCTTCGACAAATGCAATCGAGGCAGAACAAGCAACACGGAATCACCCTCGCTATATTGAGGAAATAAAAGGATGGATATGCGGAAGAAATATATCTCGCAGGGAAATTGCTGCCGACTTTATTGTTATTGGGATATTTAATAATACCGATGATTTAGAGAAATATATTGTTCATCCAAATCACAGGGAAGGTGTTGAAAAATGGAAAGCAATTGCCGAATGGAATATTGTCGATATTGATTTATCTACCGACTTCTCTCTAGCGACTGGCTATTTGAATTTATTACCTACCCTGTAA
- a CDS encoding DUF2000 domain-containing protein: MEFDASKHKCTIIVDRDLHPGLAINAASVIGISFGKTVNHLVGPDMQSMDSVNYPGVIYAPLPVLLSTGEHIQNLLATAEQDDQIYTMPFSALAQSCKTYDEYGERISSVTSQHIELVAIGMIGPKKIINKLTGNLPLFK, encoded by the coding sequence ATGGAATTTGATGCAAGCAAGCACAAATGTACCATTATTGTGGATCGGGATTTACATCCGGGTTTAGCAATTAATGCAGCAAGTGTAATTGGAATCAGTTTTGGTAAAACAGTCAATCATCTCGTTGGCCCGGATATGCAAAGTATGGATAGCGTCAATTATCCGGGGGTTATCTACGCGCCACTCCCGGTATTGCTCTCGACAGGAGAGCATATCCAAAACTTACTTGCCACGGCAGAACAAGACGATCAAATTTATACCATGCCTTTTAGTGCGTTGGCTCAGTCATGTAAAACATATGATGAATATGGTGAAAGAATATCATCAGTCACCAGTCAACATATTGAACTCGTAGCTATTGGTATGATTGGTCCGAAAAAAATCATTAATAAACTCACGGGTAATCTACCGCTATTTAAATAA